DNA sequence from the Candidatus Nealsonbacteria bacterium genome:
AATATTTACCTGGAATACTGGCAAGGGGTATCCCTCTTTTTTAAGGTATTCTTGGGCTATCTTTAGCCCGCCAAGAGTTGGCTTATATCCCATTATTTCTACCTCCAACTTCTTTTTATATTAAATTATTGATTTGTCAAACTAAAAACCGCCTAATCCCCTATTTTCTAAAATAAAAAAGTGGTTTGATATTATTTATCGCGCCACCATAGCATAATGCAAATATGCACCTATCCGAGCCCGAGCTGACATCCGTAGAGTTTAAACAACCTTTGTTTTTCTTCATTTTCTACTCCTGCCATACCTAGTATTTTTACTGCAGCTCCACACCATCCTTTTTTAAGATAATCCTCTCCTATTTTTCGGAGGATTTCCTTCGAAGGCATCTCTACTTTTATCTCTTCGCCAATTGTTTCTGCAAAGTGCGGCGAACCATTTTCAAAATAAGGCATTATATATTTTTGTAAAAGTTCTTTTAAGCTTTCCGGTCTTCCTAAAAAGTTGTAGATCTCAATAGCTGGACAAGGCGAGCGATTTTCCAAAAACATACCTGCTAACTGTTCCATTTCTCCCACGGTAAGGTTAGCGTCGGGCAACTTCTCTTTGATATGTAAAAAGAGAGAACCCTCTTCAAATAATTCTTCTATCTTGCTTTTCATTTCAATTTCACCTCTTTATAAAGAAATAATTTCTTATTTCCTTTCACCTGTATTATAACATACTAATTTATAATTTGTCAAATCAAAAAACCGCCTGATTGGCGATTTCTTAATGGCTTGCACTGAGCGGAGTGAAACGAAGGTCCTTCGATAAACTCAGGACACTTCTCCTTCGTTTCACGAAGTCGAAGTGCTGCGGGGCTTGGACGCTTGCCCGTCCGTAGTCCGAAAGACGAAGGAGGGACGTTAAGCTCGCCCATAGGTCTCACCCGTAAGATTACAACCGAGGGGTTATGCCCGAAGGAACCGGCTTGGAACTTATTTAATAAAAATATAATAAAAAAAGGATGATTTCATCCTTTTTAGTTTTTATTAAGATTTTTAATAATTTTTTCAACTAATTCATTAAGCATAGGAGCTACTTCCCTTTTAAACTCCTCTCCTTTAGCGTCATATCCAATACTGTAGCTTAGTCCATGTAATTTTTCGGGATCAAAAAATTTTAGAGGATTATAGACACATCCGGCAAAATTATAAGTTTTAATTATTGCTATGTCTATATTTCTGTATGTTTTGCCAAAGTACAACTCTGAAAAATCGTCAGTTTTTTCCTCCCCTAAAATAAACAATGGACCAACAAATCTCTCTATTTCCGTTACGACAGGCTTGCCAAAAAGCTTTCTCTTTGATTTTTTGATTTTAGCTTTCTTGCTTATCTGAATCTTATATGATTTAATCTTTTCTTTGATTAACTCTTCTTTTTCGTATTCGTATTGTTTCTCTATGTCTTCTCCAAGAATACCTATGTTTGGTCCCATTTCTTCAACTGCTTTTTTAATTGCGTAATAAAGCTTTTCTCCTTCTGCCTTCTTTCCAAGATCTATTCTTAAAATCATGCTTCCTACACAGACTATCACCATTTTTTTTACCTCCTTTTTAATTTTAAAAAAGATCAAGTTTCCTTAATCTAAACTGGCTATATTATAATTTAATTTTAAATTTTGTCAAACTAAAAAACCGCCTGATTACAGACAGTCCCTGTATTAATTTTCTTTTTCCAGTTCACAAGTGATTACGAACTAGAAAAAAAAAGAGGGAGAGAAAAAGTAAGCTTACTCTAAAAGTTCCTTTATGGTGTTGAAAAAGTCTGACGGGGAAACTATTATCAAACCGTCGGGGAGATGTTCACCGATAGGCTCAAAATATAAAAACACTCCACTCTCTGGTTCTTCCGTGCGCCACTGAATAGCTATTGATTTGCCATCTTCTTTGTATTCTAGCTCATCTGTATTCGCATAATCATGATATATTATTTCTGCCTTCTTTTTGTTTATAAAATTACAAAGGCTGTATAATTCTTGGGCTACCTCTGGATGTTTACAAAGGAAGATCATTTCGTTTTGAAGCGTAGATTTAAAATCCTTTGATAACCATTTTTTCCAAATTAAGATGATGGGTACTGTTCTTTGCTCCGAATCATTTCTAGAAAAATGGGCTGTGAAGAGAATTGTTCCTTCTTTTTTTTCAACTTCTAACGCAATTGCGCTGTTTAATGCTTTTATCAATTTTCCCATATTTTATCTACCTCAGAGAAAAAACTATCTGAATTTCCTCTCCGAGGTAGACAAATTTTTTCCCTCTATTTTTTCTCAAAGAACTATATTATTCTGTATTTATATTATACCATACTAATTTATAATTTGTCAATTGTAAACATAATAACCGCCCTGTTGGCGATTTTAACTATAACTCACCGACGCGTCTCAATCAGGTCATTTTATTCTTTAATTTTAAAGCTACCATAGTTTTTGCTTCGTCATTAGGATATGCCCAGGCATTCTCAAAAAAAGAAAATTTTACTAAACGATGCGGAGAAGTAGGAAAACTTGGATCGTGAATAAAAAAATATTCATCATCAAAACCCTTTAAAACAACGAAATGACCAGAATAGCCTGGTTCATTATTTAATTTACGAGAATTAACTATACAGATAATCAAATATCCCTGCGAAAGAAAATTTTTTAAATCGTTCATTGTTGGAATTCTCTTTTCAATTGGAATTTTTTTTATAAAATCTTTGGCTATTTTTCTTTCTTGTTCAATATCGCTGTGCTCAATTTGAGACTCTCCCACTTCTTCACCATACTTATCAATCAAATATTTTCCGCCAAATTTGATAAATTTCTCGTAATCAAAAACCTCTACGTCCCTTACTTCAATGCCATGATCTTGAAGCCAGATTAATCCTGCCATTGTCCAGGTCCACAATCCCTTAACCTTTGCCGTTATTCTGTCTAATTCTTCCCAGAAAAAATCTTTATCCGGCCAAAAGTATTTCATGACCATTTTTAGAGACGCCTGATAACAGTGGGTATCGTCTGGATTTTTATAAAATGGTACTTCTTTATCTATCTTCATGTATTTTTAGAGATTTTTTGGCTTCCCCGCCGACGCGCTTACCCTGAGTTTACCGAAGGGTCTCGGTCGGGGTCTTGTTCCTATCTTTTTATATAAAATTTTTTCTTTAAATAATTTTCAATAACTTCAAAACTTGGAAAATAACGCGGAAATGGTAAATCGTTTAAGTCAAACCACCGCCATTCTGTCATTTCATCCGGCTCCATAACTTTCGCTTCGCCTTCCCACTTATTAACTAAAAAACCGACCGTCATAAAATGAGCGTGTTCGTTTTTGCAATTATGAACGGAAATAACTTCGGGATTGCTTATTATAATTCCTGTTTCTTCTTTGACTTCGCGCGCAGCAGCTTCTTCAAGCGTTTCTCCCCAGTCAAGCTTGCCTCCTGGCAAAGACCATTCTCCCGCGCTGCGAAAAGCCGAATCAGCTTTATCAGGGTCGGGATGACGCTTGCCAAGAAGAATTTTTCCGTTGCGCTCAAGTATTACCCCAAATCCCGCGCCAACTTTCTTTTTTTCTTCTGACATATTTTTTAACTTAATTGTATTTTGTTTAAAATAAAATTTATTCTCTCTTTAATAGGTATTACTGGAACTCGTATTACATTATAGCCTAAATTTGAATATGCCTTATAATGCATCTGACCTATGCGTTCCGCCATCTTTTCATCTTCTATCCTGGCATAATCTTTTTTAAATAATATCGGTTCTAAGAAAAAAATTTTCTTGTACTTTCTTTTTTTAGCCTCTGCAATAATCGGAGCAGGGTCTAATCCGACAATCTGGTAATGAGCAATACTGCAAGCAACCGCTCCGTCGATAAAAATATCCTTTTCGGGCGACAATTTATTTTCGTTCTCAATTTTTATTTGAAAAATATTTTTCTGAAATTCAACATCATTGGCCCTAATTTCTTCTATTGTTTTTCCTTTATCTACTTCGGCGTTTATTATGCTCCTGGCAACCTCAGGAACTGTTTTATGGCCCAGAAAAGACAAATAATCAATCACGGTTGTCTTACCTGAGCAAGGCCCTCCGGTAATCACGTACCAATTAGTATTAACAACTTTCATATATCATTATTTTACCAAAAAACCGCCTGATTGGCGATTTCCAATGTGTCTCAGTCACCTGACTTAGCGTGTGATGGCTACGGAGCTTGGACGACGTTAGAACCTGTTTGGTGGAAGTTTAAATAAAAAATAAAGGAAGGATTGTATTATTTTCCTTCCTAAGATAGTTTTTGTTTTTACTGTTTTGGAATATTTCCTGGGTTCGGGAATTGCATTCTTGTGACGATTTCAAATGCTTGTTTCTCGGTAAAGCCTTCCGATTTTAACGAATCAAAATATCTTTTTGTGAATTTTGCCATTTCTTTAGGAAGGCCTTTGTCGGAGATTATCTTTTTCAGCATCTTCATTACAATGTTCGTTGTCCCATCCATTATTTCTTCCATTTCTTTCAATTCTTCTTTATCCATTATTTCACCTCTAAAATAATTTTCCAAGATTACCTGGAAAACAAAAGAAATAATTTCTTATTTCCTTGTATTAATATTATATAATTATAATAATAATTTGTCAATAAAAATAGCCTGCTTAACGATTTTATTTGCTGTGTGCCCCGGTCAAGAACCAAGTCTTTAAGAGGAAATTCGGGCTATTTTTGGCTCCCCCGTTGACCCGTCTCGGTCAGGGTGTTTTGAAGCTAAAATGAGACAAATGAGACACCAGATAGGTGTCTTATTATCCTACTTTCATTTCAAATGGGTATGGTATAGATTCTTCAATAAATTTATCAAGAAACTTATTCCTGTCCGGAGAAAAAATAAAACTTTTGGAATTATGGGCAATATTATAATTAACCGTTCTCGCTAAAAATCCCTGTGAAATCTTTACATAGTCTAAATCCCTTTTTTCTCTCCTTGTCATCAAAATACAAATCTCTTTCGATAATGGAAAATACAGTTCCGTATAGGGACCGCCTAAGCTTTTTTCCCTAAATAAAAAGTTAACTTTTTCTGGCGGCACAAAATAAACTGCGGGATTATCACTCGTAATGAATAAAAATTCCGTCTCGTTCTTAAGAATATGAATATTCATGTCAGAGATAAGTTGAGCCATCATCCCCATCTTTTCAAACATTCTTTTAATCAACGTATTCCCGCCAATCTTAATTTTGAGTTTTCCTTCCTTGGCTTGTTTTAAATAATTATTAATGATTTTTAAAATTTCTTGCTCAGAAAGGTTGGGCTCTCGTTTGGCAAATTCTTTCTTTAAAGATTCGATACGTTCTTCTTCTCTAACACGAAATTTTTGGAACATCTGAAAATCAGCGGTATACATTTCCTCTATCTCATCTTTGCTATGTAGGGTTCTGCCCATCATTGATGCTGTAAGATTGATAATATATGATCTGTGTTTTTTTATCACTTCCGAAAATGGAATGTGATTTATGTCGTTAATAAGGTTATTATAGTAACTCTCAATTTCATCGTTAAAAAAATCTTCAAAAATGTTTCGATTTGGCAAATTTCCTTTGGGAATATATAAGTTATTTTTAACGGCGATGTTATTTAAACCATCACTCCCCACCACGGTGATTAATCTATCTTCTTTAGTAAACCCCTTTTTAAAAAACTGCTTTCCTTTTTTATAAACATAAAGAGTACTATCGTCATTCAAAAATTTCTCTAGGTGTACCTTGGGAATGAAATGATTGCGCCTTTTTATTTCTTCAGTCATATATTCCACTAATTCTTTTTTGATTTATATCTTTGAGGATTTACTCTTCTATCAATAAACGCGTCTCGGTCTCTCGATGGTTCGGGTTAGCTCACCACAAGTACCGAGCGCTAGTTACTTATTTATTAACGCTAATTTTTTCTTTCGGCGCCAACCTTTGATTTGTCTTTCTCTCCTTAGCGCTTTTTTTTGTGTTGAGTATGATTCTTTGTAAATAATCTTCACTGCATTGTGACTGCTAGTGTAATGTCCTCCTTTTTTATTCTTGTGTTCTAAAAATCTTCTTTCAATATCGTTAGTAACGCCAGTATAAATACTATTATCGTCGCAAAGAAGAAAATAAAGATAATACATAGGTTTGGTCCTTCGGCTGCGCTCAGGACACTTCGCCTCGTTCACTTAACCACATTAAACAAGTAAGTCGAAGGGCCTGCACTGAGCGAGTCCTGAATATAAATGAAGGACGAGTCGAAGTGCTGCGGGGCTTGGACTCGAACCAAGATACATAGCTCCAGAGGCTATAGTCCTACCATTAGACGACCCCGCAATGGTTCGATAAACTCACCACAAGTAATCACACTTTAAGATATTTTCTGATGGCAAGCAAGGCAGGAACTACAGACAAAGCCAAAGCGATTAAAAATTGAATTAAAAATAAACTTGACAGGTTTCCCTCAAAATAATCTAAAAGATTAAATCCCGGGACTAAAATCGCTAATTTCGAAGAAAGAAAATAACATCCCAAGCTGAAAATTATAATTGTAATAATGGTGGCAACTACTGCCGAAATTAATCCCTGAACCACGAAAGGGCCCCGGATAAACCAATTGGAAGCGCCAACAAGTCTCATTATAGAAATTTCTTCTTTTGAGTTGGAAATTCCCAATCTCACGGTATTTAAAACTACCAATATCGCTAAAATAACTGAAATTAAAACGGCTAAAATCGAGGCTTTCTCAATGGCAGAGGTAATGGAAAACAATCTGTTAATTATTTCTTTGTTTTGATAATAATTAATTTTATTTATAATTGCTTTAAAATTCGGGTTTTCTAAAAATTTAACTATTTGTTCATATTGAGAGGCCTGCCAAGCTTTAATGTTTAAATGGGCGGCAAGAGGATTGTCCCCTATTTCACTTAAAGATCCCATAATTATGGGATTGTCTTTGTGTTTTTGAGTAAAATCAGTTAAAGCTTTTTCTCTGGAAATATATTCAATATTTTTAACTTCAGAAATAACAGCAAGGTCACTTTTTACCTTTATCATCTCTTCTTCTTGGGCCTCTAATTTGAAATAAACGCTGATATCCGCTTTTTCTTCTAAAGAACTTATTAAAGAAGCGGTTAGCGCTTTAACGAAAAACAAACCCCCGATTAAAGAGGTGGATATTACCATTATAAAAACCGTGGCAAAAAATAAGCCCTTATTTCTCCACAAACCGTTCCAGCCAAATTTAAAAATTCTTCTTATTGCAATTAACATATAAATCTGCCTTTTTGTTCATCTCTTATTAACTCGCCCTTGTCTAAGGTGACAACTCTTTTTTTAAGACCGTTAATTATTTCTTTATCGTGAGTAGATAAAATAACGGTTGTCCCCATTTCCTGAATTTGGAGCAAAAGTTTAATTATATCTCTGGTATTATAAGGGTCCAGGTTGCCGGTCGGCTCATCAGCGCAAATCAATTCCGGCCTGTTAATTAAGGCTCGGGCTATCGCCGCTCTTTGTCTTTCTCCGCCGGAAAGTTCGTTGGGAAAATGATGAAAAAATTTGCCCAAACCTACAATCTCTAAAACCCTGGGAACGTCCCGTTTAATTTCTTCATCGCTAAAACCCATCAATTCCATAACATAAGCTACGTTTTCATAAGCGGTTTTAGAAGAAATTAATTTATAATCCTGAAAAACAGCCCCAATCCTCCTTCTCATCAAGGGTAAGTGCGATGATTTTAATTTTTGAACTTCAATATTTTTAAAAAAAACTTGGCCTTGACTGGGTTTTTCTTCTCCTAAAAGAAGCTTGAGCAAAGTGGTCTTGCCAGCCCCAGATTTGCCGGCCAAACAAATAAATTCGCCCTCCTTAACATCAAAAGAAACGTCCTTTAGGGCTTGGATATTTTTAGGATAAATTTTGGTTATATTCTTGAAAGAAACCAAAATTTCTCCGCCCTGCCCTTGCTCTTGTTCTTCTTCTTTATTTATTAAGTTTGATTTCAGCTTTGATGAATTCATCTAAGTTGCCGTTTAAAACATCTTCGACTTTATTAGTTTCAAGATCGGTTCTCAGGTCTTTTACTAATTTATAAGGATGAATAACGTAAGACCTGATTTGATTTCCCCAGCTTTCCAAGCTTGAATTTTTTTTGTTTTTCGCGATTTCTTTTTTTTGAGATTCAATTTGCAATTGATAAATTTTGGCGTATAAAAGGTCCGTGGCTTTTTGACGATTTAATCCCTGAAGCCTTTCTGACTGGCAAGCAACTTTGATTCCGGTGGGAAGATGAGTAATCCTTACGGCTGACTCCCTTTTATTTACATTTTGACCGCCAGGACCGGAAGCTCGAAAAACTTCCAATTTTAAATCTTCGGGTTTTATCTTAATTTCTGATTGTTCAATCTTTGAAATTTCCGGTAAAACCTCGACTAAAGCAAACGAAGTGTGGCGAAGGCTCTGAGCGGAAAAAGGAGAAATTCTTACTAATCTATGGACGCCGGCTTCTTTTTTTAAAATTCCGTAAGCGTAATTTCCTTTTATTTCCAAAGTTACAGATTTTATCCCGATTCTTCCTTCGGGCCCCCCGCCCTCGCCAAAAGATTGGTGTAAAAATTTAATTTTAAATTGCTTTTTATGGCAAAATCTTTCATACATTCTTAAGAGCATCGTTGTCCAATCCTGAGCGTCTTGCCCTCCGGCTCCGGCAAAAATAGACAAAACAGCATTTCCTTTATCGTGTTTGCCTGAAAGAAAAATCTTCGATTCTTCTTCTAAAATTTTCTGCTCTAAAAAATCTGTCCTTTCTTCTATTTCTTTTAACATTTTAAGGTCTGATTGCGCCAATCGATTCAACTCGACCAATTCATTTATTTCATTTTTTATTTTCCAATAAGAGTTTGTTTCTTCTTTCAGAAAAGAAAGTTCTTTTATTGTTTTATTCGCCTCTTCCGGATTTGACCAAAAAGACGGGCCTTGGTTTAATCTCTCTAACTCTTTAATCTTTTTGTCTTTTTTATTAACGTCAAAGACATTCCTCCAAATAGAGGATTTTATCTTTTAAATCAGCAATTTTTTCTTTAATTTCTTTCATTCTAGAGATTATTTTAACAAAAAAAAGCTTAAAAGTAAACCTAAAAAACTAAAAGTCGAATTTGAATCTTGGAGCCGAGGAGAGGACTTGAACCTCCAACCTACGGTTTACGATACCGTTGCTCTGCCATTAAGCTACCTCGGCAAAATCTAAATTTAAGAGCGAGAGACGGGAGTCGAACCCGCGTCTCAACCTTGGGAAGGTCGCATAATGCCGTTATACTACTCTCGCCTATTATAACAAAGGAATTTGGGAAAGTATCATTAAGCCGATCAACTAATCCCGCAGATTAATTTTTCCTAAAATTTTTTCCCAAATACTCTTCTCCTCGCTTCTATCTTCTTTGTTTTTTTCCGGCCAAACAATAATTACGCTTTTTTCTCCTTTTTTTTGATAAAGCCCTTTCTCTCTAAGAATCTTTTCGGTATAATTCAATTGCAGGGTTTTAGAAATGCCGGCCTTCAATTGCTTATTTTTTTCTTCTAAAACTTGGACTTCGTTTTTTAATTGAAAAACTCTTTTTCCTAAAGCCGTCCTTTCTTTTATTATTCTCCAATTTGAAATAATTAAAAAAGATAGTATTATAATAAATAATAACGAATAAAAAAATATTTTCTTATCGGAAATTTTTTTATTCTGATAATTATTAATCATAAAAAAATGATAAAAATTAAACCCAAAACTTTGTTTAGGGCCGTCTGGATTGTTTTAGTATCACTTGTCGTGATAAGCATGATCGGCTGGCTTTTTGCTTTCGCTTTATAATTGAATCTTAATAAATTTAGCTTTTTCTGGCAAGAAGAAAATTCTTGAATCAAAAAAAGAGGCTTGGCCTTCTTTTTTGTTTTTATCAGCTTTTTTTAAACTGTTTCATAAGAGCAGACTTAATGGTTGACAATTCAGGAGATTTTAAAAGAAAACTTAGCACGGCATAAACTAAAATACCCGCCAAGCCGGCAAAAAAACCTTGCAAAAAAACGCCCTTAAAAGTACTCATGTTCACCAAGCTACCTATTAAAAAAAGAGTTGAATAAACAGAAATTACCATAAAAAAAGCGGATAATAAATTTTTTTCAAAAGAAAATAAAATTTCTTTTATTTTAAAATCGCCTACTTTTTTATAAAAAAACAACAAAAGCAATGCAGTTTGAAAAATTGCCGTTAAAGAAAAAGCCAAGGGCAAACCGGTTACGGAAATATCGCTGATTTTAGAAAGATCAAAAATAAAAGATATAAAATTTGAAACCAAGTTTGAAGTTTTAATAATTTGAACAAAAGAAAAACTTAGAAAAATATTCAAAATAACGCTAACTATTGTAATTAATGTCGGAGTTTTGGTGTCTTTTATGGAAAAAAAGGCTCGGCACAAGAGAGGATAAATGGCTGAAAACAAAATACCGATGGTAAAAATTCCAAGACAAGCGGCGGTAAGCTGAGTATCCTCCCAATCAAATTTTCCTCTGTTCAATCCCCCCAAAACAACTCTCACTAATTGGGCCCGCAATAAAAACATTAAAACCGTAAAAGGAACTACCAAAAAAATAATTTGCCGGAAAGCGGAAGAAAAGCTTTCGAAAAACCCTTCTTTTTCCTTTTGGGCCCAAAATTTAGACAAAACAGGGAAGGAAGCTAAGGCAAAAGAAATCCCGATAATGCCTATCGGAATATTATATAGGTTGTTAGA
Encoded proteins:
- a CDS encoding permease-like cell division protein FtsX, whose product is MLIAIRRIFKFGWNGLWRNKGLFFATVFIMVISTSLIGGLFFVKALTASLISSLEEKADISVYFKLEAQEEEMIKVKSDLAVISEVKNIEYISREKALTDFTQKHKDNPIIMGSLSEIGDNPLAAHLNIKAWQASQYEQIVKFLENPNFKAIINKINYYQNKEIINRLFSITSAIEKASILAVLISVILAILVVLNTVRLGISNSKEEISIMRLVGASNWFIRGPFVVQGLISAVVATIITIIIFSLGCYFLSSKLAILVPGFNLLDYFEGNLSSLFLIQFLIALALSVVPALLAIRKYLKV
- the murJ gene encoding murein biosynthesis integral membrane protein MurJ — encoded protein: MIKRFFNSQTKTITFAAGILSASALISRFLGLIRDGLLAGYFGAGSETDVYFASFLIPDFVYNFIIVGGLTVAFLPLFAEYYEKDKEKSWEMASNVFNVFLFFLCFLSLIFFIFAPWLVKIITPGFSEENMALVVRLARLMFLSPILLGLSNIFSGILQYHNRFLVYSLSPVFYNLGIIFGIVVLSPRFGIFGAAIGVVIGAFFHFLIQIPSVLYCGFKYKPIFNLKHRALKEIFKLMIPRCFAIGIQQINLIITTIIASTLIVGSIAIFNFSNNLYNIPIGIIGISFALASFPVLSKFWAQKEKEGFFESFSSAFRQIIFLVVPFTVLMFLLRAQLVRVVLGGLNRGKFDWEDTQLTAACLGIFTIGILFSAIYPLLCRAFFSIKDTKTPTLITIVSVILNIFLSFSFVQIIKTSNLVSNFISFIFDLSKISDISVTGLPLAFSLTAIFQTALLLLFFYKKVGDFKIKEILFSFEKNLLSAFFMVISVYSTLFLIGSLVNMSTFKGVFLQGFFAGLAGILVYAVLSFLLKSPELSTIKSALMKQFKKS
- a CDS encoding peptidase C39 family protein, with product MKIDKEVPFYKNPDDTHCYQASLKMVMKYFWPDKDFFWEELDRITAKVKGLWTWTMAGLIWLQDHGIEVRDVEVFDYEKFIKFGGKYLIDKYGEEVGESQIEHSDIEQERKIAKDFIKKIPIEKRIPTMNDLKNFLSQGYLIICIVNSRKLNNEPGYSGHFVVLKGFDDEYFFIHDPSFPTSPHRLVKFSFFENAWAYPNDEAKTMVALKLKNKMT
- a CDS encoding GIY-YIG nuclease family protein, with amino-acid sequence MYYLYFLLCDDNSIYTGVTNDIERRFLEHKNKKGGHYTSSHNAVKIIYKESYSTQKKALRRERQIKGWRRKKKLALINK
- a CDS encoding ATP-binding protein, encoding MKVVNTNWYVITGGPCSGKTTVIDYLSFLGHKTVPEVARSIINAEVDKGKTIEEIRANDVEFQKNIFQIKIENENKLSPEKDIFIDGAVACSIAHYQIVGLDPAPIIAEAKKRKYKKIFFLEPILFKKDYARIEDEKMAERIGQMHYKAYSNLGYNVIRVPVIPIKERINFILNKIQLS
- a CDS encoding DUF4238 domain-containing protein; protein product: MTEEIKRRNHFIPKVHLEKFLNDDSTLYVYKKGKQFFKKGFTKEDRLITVVGSDGLNNIAVKNNLYIPKGNLPNRNIFEDFFNDEIESYYNNLINDINHIPFSEVIKKHRSYIINLTASMMGRTLHSKDEIEEMYTADFQMFQKFRVREEERIESLKKEFAKREPNLSEQEILKIINNYLKQAKEGKLKIKIGGNTLIKRMFEKMGMMAQLISDMNIHILKNETEFLFITSDNPAVYFVPPEKVNFLFREKSLGGPYTELYFPLSKEICILMTRREKRDLDYVKISQGFLARTVNYNIAHNSKSFIFSPDRNKFLDKFIEESIPYPFEMKVG
- the ftsE gene encoding cell division ATP-binding protein FtsE, whose translation is MVSFKNITKIYPKNIQALKDVSFDVKEGEFICLAGKSGAGKTTLLKLLLGEEKPSQGQVFFKNIEVQKLKSSHLPLMRRRIGAVFQDYKLISSKTAYENVAYVMELMGFSDEEIKRDVPRVLEIVGLGKFFHHFPNELSGGERQRAAIARALINRPELICADEPTGNLDPYNTRDIIKLLLQIQEMGTTVILSTHDKEIINGLKKRVVTLDKGELIRDEQKGRFIC
- a CDS encoding NUDIX hydrolase, encoding MSEEKKKVGAGFGVILERNGKILLGKRHPDPDKADSAFRSAGEWSLPGGKLDWGETLEEAAAREVKEETGIIISNPEVISVHNCKNEHAHFMTVGFLVNKWEGEAKVMEPDEMTEWRWFDLNDLPFPRYFPSFEVIENYLKKKFYIKR
- the prfB gene encoding peptide chain release factor 2, which produces MKELERLNQGPSFWSNPEEANKTIKELSFLKEETNSYWKIKNEINELVELNRLAQSDLKMLKEIEERTDFLEQKILEEESKIFLSGKHDKGNAVLSIFAGAGGQDAQDWTTMLLRMYERFCHKKQFKIKFLHQSFGEGGGPEGRIGIKSVTLEIKGNYAYGILKKEAGVHRLVRISPFSAQSLRHTSFALVEVLPEISKIEQSEIKIKPEDLKLEVFRASGPGGQNVNKRESAVRITHLPTGIKVACQSERLQGLNRQKATDLLYAKIYQLQIESQKKEIAKNKKNSSLESWGNQIRSYVIHPYKLVKDLRTDLETNKVEDVLNGNLDEFIKAEIKLNK